Proteins encoded in a region of the Patescibacteria group bacterium genome:
- a CDS encoding glycosyltransferase family 39 protein, with protein MLQKLKNNQIVILGIIAIIFFFIYSFLIFGNSASKFTWPDETANYFFIKNYIQHSNFSVAEPLNEVGGDLIKPRSFNVYNHNLVPGSFLGMLLIYGLIGKVVGAGLVKFLTPLLAVLAGLFFYKILLKIFEPKIAFFSALLFYLNPAWWYYADLSMLPNISFLSFVIIGLYFLLQLDKEIKKKNWLWAILGSFFIALALIIRTNEFVWILAALIFLAVVYYKKLKWQDVGLCILVCILVFLPILYYNNLTYGSYFSFGYLRLSQGSTIFAQVPTEFKVSDSGILNFVKFIFLPFGFHPKVILVNLYRYVYELFWWLFFTSVLGGFIFLKKYHEKKHAVYFVLSLCVGLYLLAYYGSWVFADQLTLALNKIGISYVRYFLPIYILSLPLASIFIAWLINLFKSKKLKIALAMFLTSVFIGLTINVVYSAGYDNLLAVKQNISDYNNINNKVMALTGANSVIISQRSDKIFFPERKVIGAWTIDDFDNWTKLLDANVPLYYYATESVAFLEQLDAELYEYGVELTNETQIEGENYLYKIDYINYDFLDYAE; from the coding sequence ATGCTTCAAAAGTTAAAAAACAATCAAATCGTAATATTGGGTATAATCGCGATAATATTTTTCTTTATCTACTCTTTTTTGATTTTTGGCAATTCTGCCTCCAAATTTACCTGGCCCGATGAGACTGCTAATTATTTTTTTATAAAAAATTACATCCAGCATAGCAATTTTAGCGTGGCAGAACCATTGAATGAGGTTGGAGGTGATTTGATTAAACCCCGAAGCTTTAATGTTTATAACCATAATTTGGTGCCGGGTTCATTTTTAGGCATGCTCTTGATTTATGGTTTAATTGGAAAAGTTGTCGGCGCTGGTCTCGTAAAATTTTTAACTCCTTTACTCGCGGTTTTGGCAGGCTTGTTTTTTTATAAAATTTTATTGAAAATATTTGAGCCAAAAATTGCATTTTTTAGCGCCTTGCTTTTTTATCTTAATCCAGCCTGGTGGTATTACGCAGACTTATCAATGCTGCCAAATATCAGCTTTTTGTCTTTTGTCATAATCGGCCTCTATTTTCTGTTGCAACTTGATAAAGAAATAAAGAAAAAAAATTGGCTATGGGCAATTTTGGGATCTTTTTTTATTGCTTTGGCTTTAATTATCAGGACAAATGAATTTGTCTGGATTTTGGCTGCGCTGATATTTTTGGCTGTTGTTTATTATAAAAAGTTAAAGTGGCAAGATGTGGGTTTATGCATACTCGTTTGCATTTTGGTTTTTCTGCCAATTTTATATTACAATAATCTGACTTATGGCAGTTATTTTTCCTTCGGCTATTTGAGATTAAGCCAGGGAAGTACGATTTTTGCTCAGGTGCCCACGGAATTTAAAGTTTCTGACTCTGGCATTTTAAATTTTGTGAAATTTATATTTTTGCCCTTTGGGTTCCATCCAAAAGTTATTTTGGTCAATTTGTACAGGTACGTTTATGAATTATTTTGGTGGCTATTTTTCACGTCTGTTTTGGGCGGATTTATTTTTCTTAAAAAATATCATGAAAAGAAGCACGCTGTTTATTTTGTGCTTTCGCTTTGTGTCGGTTTATACTTACTGGCATATTATGGCTCCTGGGTTTTTGCTGACCAGCTGACACTGGCCTTGAATAAAATCGGGATTTCCTATGTCCGCTACTTTTTACCGATTTATATTTTGTCCTTGCCCTTGGCTTCAATTTTTATAGCCTGGTTAATTAATTTATTTAAAAGCAAAAAATTAAAAATTGCCTTGGCGATGTTTCTAACTTCAGTTTTTATAGGCTTAACAATAAATGTAGTTTATTCAGCAGGCTATGACAATTTACTTGCAGTCAAACAAAATATAAGTGATTATAATAATATAAATAACAAAGTAATGGCTTTAACTGGGGCTAATTCTGTGATTATCAGCCAACGCAGCGATAAGATATTTTTTCCTGAGCGTAAAGTGATTGGAGCCTGGACAATTGATGATTTTGACAATTGGACAAAATTATTAGACGCTAATGTGCCTTTATATTATTATGCGACTGAAAGCGTGGCATTTTTAGAGCAATTAGATGCTGAATTGTATGAGTATGGCGTTGAATTGACAAATGAAACCCAGATTGAAGGTGAAAATTATTTGTATAAGATTGATTACATTAATTATGATTTTTTGGACTATGCAGAATAA
- a CDS encoding dTDP-4-dehydrorhamnose 3,5-epimerase family protein, protein MIEGVIIKKLEKFNDERGWLAEIFRNDEMKYQPAMAYVSVTKPGVARGPHEHKAQSDFFIFCGPGIFNLYLWDNRKGSQTYGQNETLVVGENNPVAVLVPPGVVHGYKCISLEPAYSINLPDKLYKGEGKKEEIDEIRWEKNPDSPFKID, encoded by the coding sequence ATGATTGAAGGCGTGATTATAAAAAAATTAGAGAAATTTAATGACGAACGCGGCTGGCTCGCGGAAATTTTTAGAAATGATGAAATGAAATATCAGCCAGCTATGGCATATGTTTCAGTGACAAAACCAGGCGTGGCGCGGGGACCGCATGAGCATAAAGCGCAGAGCGACTTTTTTATTTTTTGCGGACCAGGAATATTTAATTTATATTTATGGGATAATAGAAAGGGTAGCCAAACTTATGGACAAAACGAAACATTGGTTGTCGGCGAAAATAATCCAGTCGCAGTTTTAGTTCCGCCAGGAGTTGTTCATGGATATAAATGCATTTCATTAGAACCGGCTTATTCTATAAATTTACCTGATAAACTTTATAAGGGTGAAGGCAAAAAAGAAGAGATAGATGAAATCAGGTGGGAAAAAAATCCGGATTCGCCGTTTAAGATTGATTGA
- a CDS encoding transposase, giving the protein MKLHKNSPKRIYFPGAIYYIVIKTKNNYPYFKENIFCDSFIEDLKICKSLKGFKLYAFSIIYDHVNLIIKPNNQFNISKIIKSLKENVSRNINIIMGYTFNQNSPLFVGETTSFRLRRKRMRLFNLFKGNFDDSNEGKIDIAHYKKGFITKFGDKNNYPKFKWQLSFYDHYIRFHDNHLKKQGDWPSPTEVGFGQRRLGLSF; this is encoded by the coding sequence ATGAAATTGCATAAAAATTCGCCAAAAAGAATATATTTCCCTGGCGCAATATATTACATTGTAATCAAGACAAAAAATAATTACCCATATTTTAAAGAGAATATTTTTTGCGATTCGTTTATTGAGGATTTGAAAATTTGTAAATCATTGAAAGGTTTTAAGTTATACGCCTTTTCTATTATTTACGATCATGTGAATTTGATAATTAAACCGAATAATCAATTTAATATTTCCAAGATCATTAAATCATTGAAAGAAAACGTGTCAAGGAATATAAATATTATAATGGGTTATACGTTTAATCAAAATTCCCCGCTCTTCGTAGGCGAAACGACGTCGTTTCGCCTACGAAGGAAGAGGATGAGACTATTTAATCTATTTAAGGGGAATTTTGATGATTCAAATGAAGGGAAAATAGATATTGCTCATTATAAAAAAGGATTTATAACGAAATTTGGTGATAAAAATAATTACCCAAAATTCAAATGGCAATTATCATTTTACGACCATTATATCCGTTTTCACGATAATCATTTGAAAAAGCAAGGGGATTGGCCTTCGCCAACCGAAGTTGGCTTCGGCCAACGAAGGTTGGGATTATCATTTTGA
- a CDS encoding HIT family protein has translation MPNEDCLFCQIVAGEVPSINVAESESCIAILDTNPVNPGHTLIIPKKHSINMLDADEETLKDMIVFTKRVAQAILNGLGYDAFNLELNNGRIAGQIIPHLHWHIVPRIAEDGLTHWPGKKYKAGEAEEIAEKIRADLK, from the coding sequence ATGCCCAACGAAGACTGCTTGTTTTGCCAGATCGTGGCAGGCGAAGTGCCCTCAATCAATGTCGCTGAAAGCGAAAGCTGCATCGCTATCTTGGATACAAATCCAGTCAATCCCGGCCATACGCTGATTATTCCCAAAAAACATTCAATAAATATGCTTGATGCAGATGAAGAAACGCTTAAGGACATGATTGTTTTTACCAAGAGAGTTGCGCAGGCTATTTTGAACGGACTTGGCTATGATGCTTTTAATTTAGAATTAAATAATGGCCGTATTGCCGGCCAGATTATTCCGCATTTGCACTGGCATATTGTGCCCCGGATTGCAGAAGACGGGTTAACCCATTGGCCAGGGAAAAAATATAAAGCTGGAGAAGCGGAAGAAATTGCGGAAAAAATTAGGGCGGATCTAAAATAA
- the arfB gene encoding alternative ribosome rescue aminoacyl-tRNA hydrolase ArfB has protein sequence MIRIPEKELEITFSRAGGKGGQNVNKVETKATLRWDVYNSLVLSPAQKYLILHKLANKITEKGDLILWSQAERSQAQNKEQVIARLNHLINQALVPEKMRFKTKPTRASKEKRIQTKKRVSEKKKLRKIRINSY, from the coding sequence ATGATAAGAATACCGGAAAAAGAGTTAGAAATAACCTTTTCCCGTGCAGGGGGAAAAGGGGGACAGAATGTCAACAAAGTTGAGACCAAAGCAACTTTGCGCTGGGATGTTTATAATTCTTTGGTTTTGTCGCCTGCCCAAAAATACTTGATTTTACACAAATTAGCGAATAAGATAACTGAAAAAGGCGATTTGATTTTATGGTCGCAGGCTGAACGCTCCCAGGCGCAAAATAAAGAGCAGGTAATTGCCAGATTGAATCACTTGATAAATCAGGCCTTGGTCCCTGAGAAGATGAGGTTTAAAACCAAACCAACGAGAGCGTCAAAAGAAAAAAGAATTCAAACCAAAAAAAGAGTTTCTGAAAAAAAGAAATTAAGGAAAATAAGAATTAATAGCTATTAG
- a CDS encoding nitroreductase family protein: METLECIKTRRSRRKFLKQEVIEDLINKIIEAGKCAPSSENSQPWQFFIVKNKSLKDKFAGTNYKENEESILSCNFILVICVDKEKTPTRFVEDGVLAAANMMMAIHDLGLGAVYLSAYKADDQTKEENVKRIFNIPANLMPICLLLVGYSDPDEKLETKKLRDNKDLIEYR; this comes from the coding sequence ATGGAAACTTTAGAATGCATAAAAACCAGGAGGTCAAGGCGTAAATTTTTAAAGCAGGAAGTCATAGAGGATTTGATTAATAAAATTATTGAGGCTGGCAAGTGTGCGCCGTCTTCTGAAAATTCGCAACCCTGGCAATTTTTCATTGTTAAAAATAAAAGTTTAAAAGATAAATTTGCAGGGACAAATTATAAAGAGAATGAAGAGTCAATTTTATCTTGTAATTTTATATTAGTTATCTGCGTTGATAAAGAAAAAACTCCAACGAGATTCGTTGAAGACGGTGTTTTAGCTGCTGCTAATATGATGATGGCTATCCATGATTTAGGCTTGGGTGCTGTTTATTTATCAGCTTATAAAGCAGATGATCAGACTAAAGAGGAAAATGTTAAACGCATATTTAACATCCCAGCGAACCTGATGCCGATTTGTTTGCTTTTAGTAGGTTATTCTGATCCAGATGAAAAATTGGAAACAAAAAAATTGAGAGATAATAAAGATTTGATTGAATACAGATAA
- a CDS encoding NUDIX domain-containing protein, whose product MTEKKYPKVGIGVMIQNENGQVLLGLRKGSHGEGEWNFPGGHLEFGETVFETAARETKEETGLDVDPFALISVADEMRYIESDDKHFLNIGVKANYKGGDPVVMEPNKCEKWQWFDLDNLPDKILDGTSQIIQNFKAKRIYKPAR is encoded by the coding sequence ATGACAGAGAAAAAATATCCTAAAGTGGGCATTGGCGTGATGATCCAAAATGAAAATGGCCAGGTTCTGCTTGGTTTAAGAAAGGGTTCTCATGGAGAAGGTGAATGGAATTTTCCAGGCGGACATTTGGAATTTGGGGAAACTGTTTTTGAAACAGCTGCCAGGGAAACAAAAGAGGAAACCGGTTTAGATGTTGATCCTTTTGCTTTAATTTCTGTGGCTGATGAAATGCGCTATATTGAATCTGATGACAAACATTTTTTAAATATAGGTGTCAAGGCAAATTATAAAGGCGGCGATCCAGTTGTAATGGAGCCGAATAAATGCGAAAAATGGCAATGGTTTGATTTAGACAATTTGCCTGACAAAATATTAGATGGTACGTCCCAGATTATTCAAAATTTTAAAGCCAAAAGAATTTATAAACCGGCAAGATAA
- a CDS encoding HD domain-containing protein, whose amino-acid sequence MIILRPLINKIELEAKKYFNKASGCHDWTHVERVRNLALHIGQKEKANLGIIELAALLHDIARKAEMDSKGKLCHAKQGAKLAKKILQKYKINPKIIEAVVHCIATHRFRNNNRPKTIEAKCLFDADKLDSIGAIGIGRTFLFAGYHKVALYTGKEKYYAKKGIDRSYTEDDSGIMEYEFKLKKIKNKILTKAGKKFAQERHQYMVEFFNRFWQEVKGLK is encoded by the coding sequence ATGATAATTTTAAGGCCATTAATTAATAAGATTGAACTTGAAGCGAAAAAGTACTTTAATAAAGCCAGCGGCTGTCATGATTGGACTCATGTTGAGCGGGTGAGAAATTTAGCTTTACATATCGGTCAAAAAGAAAAAGCTAATTTGGGCATAATTGAACTCGCAGCCTTACTCCATGATATTGCCAGGAAAGCTGAAATGGATTCTAAGGGTAAATTATGCCATGCCAAACAGGGCGCAAAATTGGCCAAAAAGATTTTACAGAAATATAAAATTAATCCAAAAATTATTGAGGCGGTTGTGCATTGTATTGCAACTCATCGTTTTCGCAACAATAACCGACCCAAAACAATTGAAGCTAAATGTCTATTTGACGCAGACAAATTAGATTCCATAGGCGCTATAGGAATAGGGAGGACTTTTCTTTTTGCCGGCTATCATAAGGTGGCGCTTTATACTGGCAAAGAAAAATATTATGCCAAAAAAGGGATTGACCGTTCGTACACTGAAGATGATTCCGGCATTATGGAATATGAATTTAAGCTGAAAAAAATTAAAAATAAGATATTAACTAAAGCAGGTAAAAAATTTGCCCAAGAACGGCACCAATACATGGTTGAATTTTTTAACCGTTTTTGGCAGGAAGTTAAAGGTTTGAAGTAA
- the rfbB gene encoding dTDP-glucose 4,6-dehydratase, with product MRLLVTGGAGFIGSNFIRYWLNKYPEDFIVNLDKLTYAGNLENLKDIESNPNYKFVKGDIGDLEKNKKLLKEEKINVIVNFAAESHNGRAMVEPDIFVKTNVLGTQMLLEAAKDAGIDRFHHISTCEVFGDLALDEKRAFKETDPYLPKTPYNASKAAANHEVMAYYHTFKLPVTISHCSNNYGPYQFPEKVIPRFITNALQDQELPLFKSSLNKREWLHVLDHCQAIDLIIKKGKVGEAYNIGSGIEKNIEEIADAVLRRLNKPETLKVYVEDRPGHDRRYLLDTAKIQAELGWRSEIEFEAGIDEVVDWYVKNEKWWRPLLGKGFVENYKKQYLN from the coding sequence ATGAGATTATTAGTCACCGGCGGAGCCGGGTTTATTGGCTCCAATTTTATTCGCTACTGGTTAAATAAATATCCAGAGGATTTTATAGTTAATCTGGATAAGCTGACTTATGCCGGCAATTTGGAAAATTTGAAAGATATTGAAAGTAATCCCAATTATAAATTTGTTAAAGGCGATATTGGGGATTTAGAAAAAAATAAGAAATTACTTAAGGAGGAGAAAATTAATGTGATTGTTAATTTTGCTGCTGAATCGCATAATGGCAGAGCAATGGTTGAACCAGATATCTTCGTGAAAACCAATGTCTTGGGCACGCAAATGCTATTGGAAGCTGCTAAAGATGCGGGTATTGATCGTTTTCATCATATTTCAACTTGTGAGGTGTTTGGCGATTTAGCATTAGATGAAAAACGGGCGTTTAAAGAAACTGATCCATATTTGCCCAAAACTCCTTACAATGCTTCTAAAGCCGCAGCTAATCACGAAGTTATGGCGTATTATCATACTTTTAAATTGCCCGTGACAATCAGCCATTGTTCAAATAATTATGGTCCATACCAATTCCCGGAAAAAGTTATTCCACGATTTATTACCAATGCGTTGCAGGATCAAGAATTGCCTTTATTTAAAAGTAGTTTGAATAAAAGGGAATGGTTGCATGTCTTGGATCACTGTCAGGCTATTGATTTAATTATAAAAAAAGGCAAAGTGGGGGAGGCCTATAATATAGGTAGCGGGATTGAAAAAAACATAGAAGAAATAGCAGATGCTGTTTTAAGGCGTTTAAATAAACCCGAAACTTTGAAAGTTTATGTTGAAGACAGGCCAGGACATGATCGACGTTATTTGCTAGATACCGCGAAAATTCAAGCCGAATTAGGTTGGCGGTCGGAAATTGAATTTGAAGCAGGTATTGACGAAGTTGTTGATTGGTATGTAAAAAATGAAAAGTGGTGGAGGCCATTACTGGGGAAGGGATTTGTTGAAAATTATAAAAAACAATACCTTAATTGA
- a CDS encoding VanZ family protein: MVFKKIEHKIRRIISHRHFQKYEKYISLIFWLAAIYYLSNNSLQEFVIVADWWEFIIRKLAHMFEYGVLTYLIFRILSQTEKRHVNWNLFWSFIFTVLYAISDEYHQTFTLGRTGVYTDVLIDAAGSLIAIWLIYLNYRDRKKLK, from the coding sequence ATGGTTTTCAAAAAAATAGAACACAAAATAAGAAGGATAATTAGCCATCGCCATTTTCAGAAATATGAAAAATACATCAGTTTGATTTTTTGGCTGGCGGCTATTTATTATCTCTCAAATAATTCTTTGCAAGAATTTGTGATTGTGGCTGACTGGTGGGAATTTATCATCCGCAAGCTGGCGCATATGTTTGAGTATGGCGTTTTAACCTATTTAATTTTCAGAATTTTAAGCCAGACTGAAAAAAGGCATGTGAACTGGAATTTATTCTGGTCTTTTATTTTTACAGTTTTGTATGCGATTTCTGATGAATATCACCAGACCTTTACTCTTGGCAGAACTGGCGTTTATACTGATGTGCTGATTGATGCTGCTGGCAGTTTAATTGCGATCTGGCTGATTTATTTAAATTACCGAGATAGAAAGAAATTAAAATAA